The proteins below come from a single Salinivibrio kushneri genomic window:
- a CDS encoding adenylosuccinate synthase — MGNNVVVLGTQWGDEGKGKIVDLLTEDAKYVVRYQGGHNAGHTLVIDGEKTVLHLIPSGILRNNVKCIIGNGVVLSPDALLKEMGELEARGVPVRERLFLSEACPLILPYHIALDAAREQARGKKAIGTTGRGIGPAYEDKVARRGLRVGDLFDKEAFAEKLKEVMEFHNFQLEHFYKTEPVSYEETLAKVMEQADILTGMVMDVTQELDDARKRGDKIMFEGAQGTLLDIDHGTYPYVTSSNTTAGGVAAGSGFGPRHLGYVLGIAKAYCTRVGAGPFPTELDDEIGMHLGTKGAEFGATTGRKRRCGWFDAVAMRRAVQINSVSGFCLTKLDVMDGLEEIKICTGYKMADGSTVEVSPLAADAYENIEPIYESMPGWSENTFGVKSLDELPQAALDYIKRIEELTGVPIDVVSTGPDRNETIIKVHPFNS; from the coding sequence ATGGGTAATAACGTAGTCGTTCTCGGCACCCAATGGGGTGACGAAGGTAAGGGAAAGATCGTTGATCTTTTGACTGAAGATGCAAAATACGTGGTTCGCTACCAAGGCGGTCACAACGCAGGTCATACTCTTGTCATTGACGGTGAAAAGACCGTCCTACACTTGATTCCTTCTGGTATCCTCCGCAACAACGTTAAATGTATTATCGGCAACGGTGTGGTGCTATCTCCAGACGCTTTGCTGAAAGAAATGGGTGAGCTAGAAGCACGTGGTGTGCCTGTGCGTGAGCGCCTATTCCTGTCAGAAGCGTGTCCTCTGATCCTGCCTTATCACATCGCACTAGATGCGGCACGTGAGCAAGCACGCGGTAAGAAAGCTATCGGTACCACGGGGCGTGGTATTGGTCCTGCGTACGAAGACAAGGTAGCACGTCGTGGCCTACGCGTTGGCGACTTGTTTGACAAAGAAGCCTTTGCTGAAAAGCTCAAAGAAGTGATGGAGTTCCACAACTTCCAGCTTGAGCATTTCTACAAAACCGAGCCAGTCAGCTACGAAGAGACCTTGGCGAAAGTCATGGAGCAAGCGGACATCCTCACCGGTATGGTGATGGACGTGACCCAAGAGCTGGATGATGCCCGCAAACGTGGTGACAAAATCATGTTTGAAGGCGCGCAAGGCACTTTGCTTGATATCGATCACGGCACCTATCCGTATGTGACCTCATCGAACACCACCGCAGGCGGTGTAGCGGCAGGCTCTGGCTTTGGCCCGCGTCATCTTGGCTATGTGTTGGGGATTGCTAAAGCCTACTGCACCCGCGTAGGGGCAGGCCCATTCCCGACTGAGCTGGATGATGAGATTGGCATGCACCTTGGTACCAAGGGCGCTGAGTTCGGCGCAACCACGGGCCGTAAGCGTCGTTGTGGTTGGTTTGATGCGGTGGCAATGCGTCGTGCCGTACAGATTAACTCGGTATCGGGTTTCTGCTTAACCAAGCTTGACGTGATGGACGGTTTGGAAGAAATCAAAATCTGCACCGGTTACAAGATGGCAGACGGTTCAACGGTTGAGGTTTCTCCATTGGCCGCTGACGCGTATGAGAACATCGAGCCTATCTATGAAAGCATGCCTGGCTGGAGTGAAAACACCTTTGGGGTGAAATCTCTCGACGAACTGCCGCAAGCTGCGCTCGATTACATCAAGCGTATCGAAGAGTTGACTGGTGTGCCCATCGATGTGGTCTCGACCGGTCCAGACCGGAACGAAACCATTATCAAAGTGCACCCTTTTAATAGTTAA
- a CDS encoding DUF2065 domain-containing protein, whose amino-acid sequence MDSVWGALALVLVVEGLGPMLLPKQWRQMVMALGEQSDTQLRRIGGCLVVIGSVLAYQFLA is encoded by the coding sequence ATGGATAGCGTGTGGGGCGCGTTAGCACTGGTGTTAGTGGTAGAGGGGTTAGGGCCGATGTTATTGCCCAAACAGTGGCGACAAATGGTCATGGCTTTAGGTGAGCAGTCTGACACGCAGTTGCGGCGTATTGGTGGCTGCTTAGTGGTGATTGGGAGTGTGCTGGCTTACCAATTTTTAGCTTAA